Proteins from one Acidihalobacter prosperus genomic window:
- a CDS encoding SNF2-related protein produces MPNTLLTPFQSQYYAWLLTRRAASDTVESLASTLVDSQVDLNPHQVEAALFACKNPLSRGVILADEVGLGKTIEAGLVIMQRWAERRRKMLIIVPANLRKQWHQELQDKFGLQGLILEAKSYNAIRKNEGRNPFQTTDGPIICSYQFAKAKADDVRDIAWDLVVLDEAHRLRNVYKTGNVIARTLRNALAHVHSKVLLTATPLQNSLLELYGLVSMIDDRVFGDLDSFRVQFSALGGDRDFSGLRERLASVCKRTLRRQVQPYVSYTERKAIVQEFIPSEEERELSRLVAAYLRRPNLKALPDGQRQLISLVLWKLLASSTHAIAGALETMANRLQKVLDEAPEVDDLSEVLDEDYESLDETADEWNDQAPDSAPSHAEREAIAAEIEELRQFKTLATSIQHNAKGKALLVALDRAFSELERLGAAQKAIIFTESRRTQDYLLGLLADTPYGEDIALFNGTNSDARAQAIYKDWLQRHAGTDRITGSKTADTRAALVEHFKERGKIMIATEAGAEGINLQFCSLVINYDLPWNPQRIEQRIGRCHRYGQKHDVVVVNFVDRSNEADARVYELLAHKFQLFEGVFGASDEVLGTIGSGVDFERRIADIYRNCREPSEIKASFEQLQLDLSGEINEAMVKTRRILLENFDEEVQEKLRVQADDSRAARNRFERMLMDLTEAELNGYASFDAGGFRLQRLPIGVDGKGPTGIELGRYELPRRSGEAHLYRVNHPLALWLTEQAKSRALDGARLVFDYEAYGSQIATLKPYRGKAGWLTVKLIEVETLGSREQHLLVAASTTDGTTLVEDDPEKLLRLPATQEQAGLFNTADAVLSSDLETRKNNLLRDVNQRNLGYFEQEVRKLDAWADDLKLGLEQEIKDIDREIKELRRTAAVAPTLEEKLSWQKKQRELEGKRSKLRRELFARQDEVEAQRNELIDQLESQLQQQVHEQTLFDIEWELK; encoded by the coding sequence ATGCCGAATACACTGCTGACGCCGTTCCAAAGCCAATACTACGCCTGGCTGCTTACTCGCCGAGCGGCCAGTGACACTGTTGAATCCCTGGCGTCTACCTTGGTGGACTCTCAGGTCGACCTCAACCCGCATCAGGTTGAGGCCGCCCTGTTCGCCTGCAAGAACCCACTTTCCCGCGGAGTGATCCTGGCTGACGAGGTGGGTCTTGGCAAAACCATCGAAGCGGGCTTGGTCATCATGCAACGCTGGGCAGAACGGCGGCGCAAGATGCTGATCATCGTCCCAGCCAACCTGCGCAAGCAGTGGCACCAGGAGCTGCAGGACAAGTTTGGCCTGCAAGGGCTCATTCTCGAAGCCAAAAGCTATAACGCGATCCGCAAAAACGAGGGGCGTAATCCATTTCAGACCACAGATGGCCCGATCATCTGCTCTTACCAGTTTGCAAAGGCTAAAGCCGATGATGTCAGAGATATCGCGTGGGATCTGGTGGTGCTCGACGAAGCTCATCGCCTGCGCAACGTCTACAAGACGGGCAACGTCATCGCTAGGACGTTAAGAAATGCGCTTGCTCATGTTCATTCCAAAGTCCTACTGACCGCAACACCACTACAGAACTCGTTGCTTGAGCTCTACGGGCTGGTGAGCATGATCGATGACCGGGTATTTGGTGACCTGGACAGTTTTCGAGTGCAGTTCTCTGCGCTGGGCGGGGACCGGGATTTCAGTGGCTTGCGTGAACGTCTGGCTAGCGTGTGCAAACGCACGTTACGCAGGCAGGTTCAACCGTACGTGTCATACACGGAACGCAAGGCCATCGTTCAGGAGTTCATCCCTTCGGAAGAAGAGCGTGAACTGTCCAGGCTCGTTGCCGCTTACCTGCGCCGGCCTAATCTCAAGGCGTTGCCAGACGGACAGCGCCAGCTGATCTCTCTCGTCCTTTGGAAACTGTTGGCGTCCAGTACGCATGCGATTGCAGGTGCGTTGGAGACTATGGCCAATCGTCTACAGAAGGTGCTGGATGAGGCACCCGAAGTGGACGACCTGTCCGAAGTGCTGGATGAAGACTACGAATCGCTCGACGAAACGGCTGATGAATGGAACGACCAGGCTCCGGACTCCGCACCTAGTCACGCCGAACGTGAGGCTATCGCCGCAGAGATCGAAGAGCTTCGACAGTTCAAAACCTTGGCGACCAGCATTCAGCACAATGCCAAGGGCAAAGCGTTGCTCGTCGCGCTGGACCGCGCCTTCTCTGAATTGGAGCGGCTGGGTGCAGCCCAGAAGGCCATAATCTTCACTGAGTCCCGCCGCACGCAGGATTACTTGCTCGGCTTACTGGCGGACACGCCCTACGGTGAAGACATTGCACTCTTCAACGGCACAAACAGCGACGCACGCGCCCAGGCGATATACAAAGACTGGCTACAACGACACGCAGGCACTGATCGCATCACCGGTTCCAAAACGGCCGATACCCGTGCGGCCCTGGTCGAGCATTTCAAGGAACGCGGCAAGATCATGATCGCCACAGAGGCCGGTGCCGAGGGCATCAACCTGCAATTCTGCTCGCTCGTTATCAACTACGACCTGCCATGGAATCCGCAACGGATCGAACAGCGCATCGGGCGCTGCCATCGTTACGGGCAAAAGCACGACGTGGTCGTCGTCAACTTCGTCGACCGCAGCAACGAAGCCGATGCGCGGGTCTACGAATTGCTCGCGCACAAGTTCCAGCTTTTCGAAGGCGTCTTCGGAGCCAGTGACGAAGTGTTAGGAACCATCGGCTCCGGCGTCGATTTCGAACGGCGTATAGCTGACATCTATCGCAACTGCCGCGAACCTAGCGAGATCAAGGCCAGCTTCGAACAACTGCAACTCGATCTGTCCGGTGAAATCAACGAAGCGATGGTCAAAACACGCCGGATTTTGCTGGAGAACTTCGACGAAGAAGTGCAGGAAAAGCTCCGTGTCCAGGCAGACGACAGTCGCGCCGCACGCAACCGCTTCGAGCGGATGCTGATGGACCTCACCGAAGCCGAATTGAACGGCTACGCGAGTTTCGATGCCGGCGGCTTCCGGCTTCAGCGCCTGCCGATCGGCGTTGACGGCAAGGGTCCAACGGGTATCGAACTCGGGCGCTACGAACTGCCCCGTCGTTCTGGTGAGGCGCATCTATACCGTGTCAATCACCCGTTGGCCCTATGGCTGACCGAACAGGCAAAGTCTCGCGCACTGGATGGCGCGCGACTCGTATTCGACTATGAGGCTTATGGCTCTCAGATTGCCACCTTGAAGCCCTACCGCGGCAAAGCAGGGTGGCTTACCGTGAAACTGATCGAAGTCGAAACACTCGGGAGCCGTGAGCAACACCTGCTGGTCGCGGCCAGCACCACCGATGGCACCACGCTTGTCGAAGACGACCCGGAAAAGCTGCTGCGCTTGCCCGCCACCCAAGAGCAGGCGGGGTTATTCAACACAGCCGACGCCGTGCTTTCGTCCGACTTAGAAACGCGCAAGAACAATCTTTTGCGAGATGTGAACCAGCGCAACCTCGGCTACTTCGAACAGGAAGTACGAAAGCTGGACGCCTGGGCGGACGACCTCAAGCTCGGGCTTGAACAAGAGATCAAAGATATTGACCGCGAGATTAAGGAGTTGCGCCGTACCGCCGCCGTCGCGCCTACATTGGAAGAAAAGCTCTCATGGCAAAAAAAGCAGCGAGAACTGGAAGGTAAGCGAAGCAAGCTGCGCCGAGAGTTGTTTGCGCGGCAGGATGAGGTGGAAGCTCAACGCAACGAACTGATCGATCAATTGGAATCGCAGCTTCAGCAACAGGTTCATGAACAGACACTATTTGACATCGAATGGGAGCTGAAATGA
- a CDS encoding HVO_A0114 family putative DNA-binding protein, with protein sequence MKQIVIGIMPQEQIRERMLAIARGEYKPKPSEPKVWFTSMRSLAEVLSDDNRALLKVIMETKPESISALAEATGRKQGNLSRTLKTLSNYGIVEMRRENRHVRPIAKASKFRIVAA encoded by the coding sequence ATGAAACAGATTGTTATCGGCATCATGCCGCAAGAGCAGATTCGAGAGCGGATGCTGGCCATCGCGCGCGGCGAGTACAAGCCAAAGCCTAGCGAGCCCAAGGTCTGGTTTACGTCCATGCGCTCCCTGGCCGAAGTTCTGAGCGACGACAACCGCGCACTGCTTAAAGTCATCATGGAAACCAAGCCGGAATCGATCTCTGCTCTGGCTGAAGCGACTGGCCGTAAGCAGGGCAACCTATCGCGCACGCTGAAAACGCTGTCCAACTACGGCATTGTCGAAATGCGCCGCGAGAACCGTCATGTGCGACCGATCGCGAAAGCGTCCAAATTCAGGATAGTGGCAGCGTGA
- a CDS encoding toxin-antitoxin system TumE family protein, with amino-acid sequence MRTDHGIDTLLDLDGQIIDQGRGYWIKFEVWRVEVSPAVPHGIRYSLTLHEPYGTRILGYDNAHAVKPPKKFKYAGRILAHDHKHRHVSDKGVSYEFQDAAQLLADFFADVDRVLKEVESQ; translated from the coding sequence ATGCGCACAGATCATGGCATAGATACCCTGCTAGACCTGGATGGTCAGATCATCGATCAAGGCCGCGGGTACTGGATCAAGTTCGAAGTTTGGCGTGTCGAGGTGAGTCCGGCCGTTCCACATGGCATCCGCTACTCCCTAACGCTCCACGAGCCATATGGAACGAGGATCTTAGGGTACGACAACGCACACGCAGTCAAACCGCCGAAGAAGTTCAAGTATGCGGGGCGCATCCTTGCCCATGACCACAAACATCGTCATGTCTCTGACAAAGGTGTGTCCTACGAGTTTCAGGACGCCGCCCAGTTGCTGGCGGATTTTTTTGCAGACGTGGATCGCGTACTGAAAGAGGTTGAAAGCCAATGA
- the radC gene encoding RadC family protein, protein MNQTASNSSAFARDEEGNYQASRPVSADDVLELARNILAERVHRGTVISSPREAEQYISLRLAPREHEMFAILWLDNRHGVIAFEELFTGTIDGCSVHAREVVKRALANNAAACILAHNHPSGNPEPSAADQTITRRIKEALGLVDVRVLDHLIAAGGGVSSMAELGMV, encoded by the coding sequence ATGAATCAGACTGCAAGCAACTCAAGCGCTTTCGCCCGTGACGAAGAAGGTAACTACCAGGCATCCCGGCCGGTCAGCGCCGACGACGTGCTGGAGCTGGCACGGAACATCCTGGCAGAACGAGTGCATCGCGGGACAGTCATCAGCAGCCCCAGGGAGGCCGAGCAGTACATCAGCCTTCGCCTTGCGCCTCGGGAGCATGAGATGTTCGCCATCCTATGGCTGGACAACCGGCATGGGGTGATCGCCTTTGAAGAACTGTTTACGGGCACGATTGACGGATGCAGCGTCCACGCACGGGAGGTCGTCAAACGAGCATTAGCGAATAACGCGGCTGCATGCATCCTGGCTCACAATCACCCCAGCGGTAACCCTGAACCCTCGGCGGCGGATCAGACCATCACACGGCGGATTAAAGAGGCGCTTGGGCTAGTCGACGTGCGCGTCTTGGATCACCTCATTGCTGCTGGCGGCGGGGTTTCAAGTATGGCGGAGCTGGGGATGGTTTGA
- the mobF gene encoding MobF family relaxase, protein MLSISSRGSAGEAVNYYTHMRDERGRADEYYASEGGGQWFGAGAAALGLIGEVKADMFVMAAEGRSPSGQDLVQGAGSAHRAGWDATFSAPKSVSVLWGLADVTRRMEIQRTHDHAVESALSHIEQEFSLARRGKGGREYESAKLLIGLFRHGTSREQDPQLHTHAFLHNLAMRQDGTWGGIDPLELYRWKMALGAIYRAELAAGMAELGYQVAADGDSFKVCGVPDDVCRYFSKRREQIEAALSEVGMEGSAKASELAALSTRVSKAKDLDAELLHARWQEEASEMGFSADQTLTAKVEPKDIGPMPNPEELLTKATALDAVIESRHIWRTVAVAAQHRGLQLDTIREHVDLVMRSSEILRMVHPETGAVRYTSRALYRQERKIITAAEARSAETHHVVPSALVDSALDRFAAEKGFALSTEQQAAVRYATQSDGAFRVIVGDAGAGKSTAMLAARMAWESNSQRVLGCAISGKAAAGLQEGSGIKSRTIAGLLIALEPSVNEDTDEVHPPREVLSSTDVLVIDEAGMVDSRTMHRIMQHAAIAGCRVVMVGDHKQLQAVSAGGVFRHLAERDSARISEIRRQKAEWAKVAVEEFSRGEAAAAITKFLDRDLVYVEDDQRAAIDRTVDRWVHHSAVVGESETLLMASTNVEVQALNQAARARMSAEHKLTNEVVIQVRDREGRPAGRLQVAEGDRLLAKKNDRATGLKNGDLVTVDRINYTQEGLRILVRLDRTGERVAIDPAEYSQLRHGYAVTTYAAQGATVDRVVALAGGSMTSRESIYVQMSRMRQTAEIIATRQQLRDAAEQLPPTEKMRGLAQTIAAEQFVELPPECDDSFAACRAWLDQHACNVLGIDGRPASDPRLAEMRDLVSAMSASRQKETTLDYVVEQSGLEEAQAMSGSEQQDMVAQAMQEQEDEIVMTMEDW, encoded by the coding sequence ATGCTAAGCATCAGCAGCCGTGGGAGCGCCGGCGAAGCAGTCAACTATTACACGCACATGCGCGATGAGCGGGGGCGCGCGGATGAGTACTACGCGTCCGAAGGAGGCGGTCAATGGTTCGGGGCGGGCGCCGCTGCGCTGGGTCTGATCGGAGAGGTCAAGGCTGACATGTTTGTTATGGCGGCCGAGGGCCGGTCCCCGAGTGGCCAGGACTTGGTACAGGGAGCGGGGTCCGCGCACCGAGCCGGATGGGACGCTACGTTCAGTGCACCGAAATCCGTATCCGTCCTCTGGGGTTTGGCTGACGTCACGCGTCGCATGGAGATCCAGCGTACGCATGATCATGCGGTAGAGAGTGCGCTTTCACATATTGAGCAAGAGTTTTCGCTAGCCCGTCGTGGTAAGGGCGGCAGAGAGTATGAGTCGGCGAAGTTACTCATAGGTCTTTTTCGGCATGGCACAAGCCGTGAGCAAGACCCGCAGCTTCACACGCATGCATTTCTTCACAACTTGGCCATGAGGCAGGATGGAACCTGGGGCGGGATTGATCCCCTTGAGCTATATCGTTGGAAAATGGCTCTAGGCGCCATATATAGGGCCGAGCTAGCTGCCGGCATGGCCGAGCTGGGTTACCAAGTGGCTGCCGACGGTGATTCATTCAAGGTATGTGGCGTGCCCGATGATGTGTGTCGGTATTTCAGCAAACGCCGTGAGCAGATTGAGGCAGCGCTTTCCGAAGTTGGTATGGAAGGCTCCGCCAAAGCTAGCGAGCTGGCCGCCCTCAGCACCCGGGTGAGTAAAGCCAAAGATCTCGATGCCGAGCTTCTGCACGCGCGTTGGCAGGAGGAAGCGTCCGAAATGGGCTTCTCGGCCGATCAGACGCTGACCGCCAAAGTAGAGCCCAAAGACATCGGCCCTATGCCGAACCCCGAAGAGTTGCTGACCAAGGCTACAGCCTTGGATGCGGTGATCGAGAGCCGCCATATTTGGCGGACCGTTGCTGTCGCCGCCCAACACCGCGGGCTTCAGTTAGACACTATCCGTGAGCACGTAGACCTAGTCATGCGGAGCAGCGAGATCCTACGCATGGTGCATCCTGAGACTGGGGCTGTCCGCTACACCTCGCGTGCACTGTACCGTCAGGAGCGCAAGATCATCACCGCCGCCGAGGCCCGCAGCGCAGAAACCCACCACGTTGTGCCGAGCGCATTAGTGGACTCCGCGTTGGATCGATTTGCTGCTGAAAAGGGCTTTGCCCTGTCTACCGAGCAACAGGCCGCTGTCCGCTATGCGACCCAAAGCGATGGCGCCTTCCGGGTCATTGTCGGAGATGCTGGCGCCGGCAAATCCACTGCGATGCTGGCAGCGCGCATGGCCTGGGAAAGCAATAGTCAGCGAGTGCTTGGTTGTGCAATTTCCGGAAAGGCCGCAGCGGGTCTGCAAGAGGGCAGTGGGATTAAAAGCCGCACGATTGCCGGTCTGCTAATAGCCCTGGAACCGTCGGTCAATGAGGATACAGACGAGGTTCATCCACCGCGAGAGGTTCTCTCCAGCACCGACGTTCTCGTGATTGATGAGGCCGGCATGGTCGACTCACGGACCATGCACAGGATCATGCAACACGCCGCCATCGCCGGATGCCGCGTGGTCATGGTGGGTGATCACAAGCAGCTTCAGGCAGTTTCGGCCGGCGGGGTTTTCAGGCATCTCGCCGAACGCGATTCGGCACGAATCTCAGAGATTCGTCGTCAGAAAGCCGAATGGGCCAAAGTAGCCGTCGAGGAATTCAGTCGCGGCGAGGCGGCCGCCGCGATCACCAAATTTCTCGATCGCGACTTGGTCTATGTCGAGGACGATCAGCGAGCAGCAATCGATCGCACCGTGGACCGCTGGGTACACCACTCAGCCGTGGTGGGTGAGTCAGAAACGTTATTAATGGCCTCAACCAATGTGGAGGTCCAGGCACTGAATCAGGCGGCGCGCGCTCGGATGTCGGCCGAGCACAAACTAACCAATGAAGTCGTTATTCAGGTGCGTGACAGGGAAGGGCGGCCAGCCGGTCGACTTCAGGTCGCCGAAGGTGATCGATTGCTTGCGAAGAAAAACGACCGAGCAACAGGCCTGAAGAATGGCGATCTGGTAACCGTCGATCGAATCAACTACACGCAAGAAGGCTTGCGGATCCTCGTCCGTCTCGACCGCACTGGTGAGCGCGTGGCAATCGATCCAGCGGAGTACAGCCAGCTCCGGCATGGCTACGCCGTTACGACTTATGCAGCCCAAGGCGCCACGGTTGATAGAGTCGTGGCGCTCGCGGGCGGCAGCATGACCAGCCGCGAAAGCATCTATGTACAGATGAGCCGTATGCGGCAAACGGCCGAGATCATAGCGACTAGGCAGCAGCTGCGCGACGCGGCTGAGCAGCTGCCGCCAACAGAAAAAATGCGGGGTCTGGCCCAGACAATTGCCGCGGAGCAATTCGTCGAGTTGCCGCCCGAATGCGACGACTCATTTGCAGCATGTCGAGCCTGGCTGGATCAGCACGCGTGCAATGTTCTGGGCATTGACGGGCGGCCAGCAAGCGACCCGCGGCTGGCTGAGATGCGTGATTTGGTGTCGGCGATGAGCGCCAGCAGGCAAAAAGAGACAACCCTGGACTATGTGGTCGAGCAGTCCGGGCTGGAGGAAGCCCAAGCGATGAGCGGCTCAGAGCAACAAGACATGGTCGCCCAGGCGATGCAGGAGCAGGAAGACGAAATAGTCATGACGATGGAGGATTGGTGA
- a CDS encoding type IV secretion system DNA-binding domain-containing protein, translating to MDRDYPLTLLSISILGLLFIPALAVAALYVGYASSLYPRGWLYPVSFHELMVVVVWSLTPENLPSLTRHVISAVVGYSADPDSARRWLSVYAKWWWLCSGAGAFAGLMVAIISGVRVGSVDVRPLRGRWLLIGRTAMRSAQREMRAECRAGGAGVRIHPQLQISRLRESESILFIGGQGSGKTTVEEWLVTSILRDEPASRLVIHDPKREYTARILSQPEAKGAILHALWDRRTVIWAVAEDIDSEIAAQELASRLVPPADGRNAIFADGAAAILTGLLVYLANRKKNEGINWGWADLRAAILQPFAEMRAVALEGNPDADIAENPASNPTASFLSNLKTQVAPLLRGLAVAEQEARSRKNFRAWSAREWIRGECGPRVVILQGSGNYKQLAEAVNGAIIQALVAEVSELEDSRSRRVWLMLDEFAQLGTIDGIEKFLETGRSKGICCFFATQQTKHFERYRNVNLPGLFSTVLLGKCRDEDATWAADYVGRQLITRRTQSQSGTPGVIAHQTNSITATEQHAESYVVYPHEFSGLGFRRRWFRPGIDALLLTGPDYVFRLWWPSSQWRNVTKSHLPALWTQSLKSKKAGKARPCPAPTQPAPPPKSVGGASAKSEQRMAEAQHGSTKISADEEAEQLQQVTEAPTASQPSTAMSRRRKFRLRSSSEPADQMEVR from the coding sequence ATGGACCGTGACTACCCTCTCACTCTTCTCTCAATTTCGATTTTGGGGTTGCTGTTTATCCCCGCTTTGGCTGTGGCAGCGCTCTACGTGGGATACGCCAGCAGTCTCTATCCGCGGGGTTGGCTCTATCCAGTTTCATTTCACGAACTGATGGTCGTAGTTGTTTGGTCGCTCACACCCGAGAACCTCCCTTCGCTTACGAGGCATGTTATCTCAGCTGTGGTGGGTTACTCAGCCGACCCAGACTCGGCAAGAAGATGGCTGTCTGTCTACGCGAAATGGTGGTGGTTATGCTCTGGCGCCGGAGCATTCGCTGGACTGATGGTGGCCATCATATCGGGCGTGCGGGTTGGTTCTGTGGATGTTCGCCCTCTCCGCGGCCGTTGGCTGCTGATCGGCCGTACAGCGATGCGCTCCGCACAGCGAGAAATGAGAGCTGAGTGTCGTGCAGGCGGAGCCGGTGTTCGGATTCACCCGCAGCTGCAGATCAGCCGCCTACGCGAGTCTGAATCCATTTTATTTATTGGCGGTCAAGGTAGTGGCAAGACCACCGTCGAGGAATGGCTTGTCACATCAATCCTACGTGATGAGCCAGCGAGTCGCTTGGTCATCCACGATCCCAAGCGTGAGTACACTGCTCGAATTCTGAGCCAACCCGAGGCCAAGGGGGCGATTCTGCACGCCCTATGGGACAGGCGCACGGTCATTTGGGCGGTTGCCGAGGACATCGATTCGGAAATCGCCGCGCAAGAATTGGCCTCTCGGCTAGTACCTCCGGCAGATGGAAGAAACGCGATCTTTGCCGACGGTGCGGCGGCGATCCTGACTGGCCTGTTGGTGTATCTGGCAAATCGGAAAAAGAACGAGGGCATAAATTGGGGGTGGGCCGATCTACGTGCCGCAATTCTGCAGCCGTTCGCTGAGATGCGCGCTGTGGCTCTGGAGGGCAATCCCGACGCAGATATAGCCGAGAACCCGGCCTCCAATCCCACGGCCAGCTTTCTGTCGAACCTCAAAACGCAGGTTGCCCCTCTGCTGCGTGGACTCGCTGTGGCAGAGCAGGAGGCGCGAAGCCGAAAGAATTTTCGGGCATGGAGCGCCCGTGAATGGATCCGCGGTGAGTGCGGCCCACGCGTCGTGATACTGCAGGGGTCTGGAAACTACAAACAGCTCGCGGAAGCGGTGAATGGGGCAATTATTCAGGCGCTCGTAGCCGAAGTCAGTGAACTAGAAGACTCTCGCTCTCGCCGAGTGTGGCTAATGTTGGACGAGTTTGCACAACTCGGCACTATCGATGGTATCGAGAAGTTTTTGGAGACTGGGCGATCAAAGGGAATTTGCTGCTTCTTCGCCACACAGCAGACGAAGCACTTTGAGCGGTACCGGAACGTCAACCTGCCAGGTCTCTTCAGCACAGTTTTGTTAGGGAAATGTCGGGATGAGGACGCTACCTGGGCAGCGGATTACGTAGGACGCCAACTGATCACCCGCCGCACTCAGAGCCAAAGCGGCACGCCGGGGGTTATTGCGCATCAGACGAACTCCATAACGGCCACCGAACAGCATGCCGAATCATATGTTGTCTACCCCCATGAGTTTAGCGGACTCGGGTTTCGTCGCCGTTGGTTTCGCCCAGGGATTGATGCGCTGCTGTTGACCGGTCCCGATTACGTGTTTCGGCTGTGGTGGCCTAGTAGCCAATGGCGGAACGTCACCAAAAGCCATCTGCCGGCCCTGTGGACCCAATCGCTCAAATCAAAGAAGGCGGGCAAGGCCAGGCCATGTCCCGCTCCCACCCAACCTGCTCCGCCGCCCAAGTCGGTCGGAGGCGCATCCGCCAAATCCGAACAGCGGATGGCCGAGGCACAACATGGCTCTACGAAGATTTCGGCCGACGAGGAAGCCGAGCAGCTTCAGCAAGTGACCGAAGCTCCAACTGCATCGCAACCGTCCACCGCCATGTCCCGACGTCGGAAATTTCGTCTCCGTTCCAGTTCCGAGCCCGCTGACCAGATGGAGGTCCGATAA